Below is a window of Vicinamibacteria bacterium DNA.
TATCGAAGGCCATCGCGTTCGAGGGCCTTCTGCACCGCGGAGAATCGCTCGCCAACCGGCTGCTCTCGATCGCGCGCGACGACGGCAAGGCCCGGTTGGCGCACGTGGCGACCGACGGTGAGAGCTACGGCCACCACCACCCACATGGCGACATGGCCCTCGCCTTCGCCCTCGACAGCATCGATCGAAACGTCGACGCTCGCCTGACGAACTACGGAGAGTTTCTGGAACGGTTCCCCCCGGGGCATGAGGTGGAGATCCTCGAGAACACGTCCTGGAGCTGTGCCCACGGAATCGAGCGATGGCGGAGCAGCTGCGGTTGTCGAACCGGCGGCTCCCCGAGCTGGAGCCAGGCGTGGCGAGCTCCGCTCCGCGCCGCCCTGGACTGGCTGCGAGACGAAACCGCCGCTCGATTGGAAGCGAAGCTCGCCGATTACGTGAAGGACCCCCTTGCCGCGATTCTCGATTACATCGAGCTCATCCTCGACCGCGACCCGGCGAAAGTCGACGAGCGTCTGGGAGAGCTTACCGAGCCGCAAAAGGTGACGGTGCTCAAGCTGCTCGAGCTCGAGCGCCAGCTCCAGCTCGCCTATACGAGCTGCGGCTGGTTCTTCAACGACCTCGCGGGAATCGAGACGATCCAGATTCTACGGTACGCCGGTCGAGCGGTACAGCTCGCCGAGGACGTGTTCGGCCAGCCGATCGAGGCAGAGTTTCTGCAGAGACTCGATCTGGCGGTCAGCAACCGCCCCGAGGCGGGGACGGGGCGCGACATCTACCTCAGAAGCGTCAGACCGGCGATGATCACCTGGGAGATGCTCTGCGCCCATTACTGCATCAGCACTCTGTTCCAACCCGACGGTGAGATCGACCGAGTCTATAGCTTCGACGTCGAGAGGGTGGAGAGCCAATCTCTTCGCTCGGGGGCGATGCGCCTGATGCTGGGAAGAGTGCGGCTCACGTCCCGCATTACGCGTTCGACCGAACGGCTGAGCTTCGCCGTTCTCCACCTGGGCGATCACACCGTCACCGCCGGAGTCGAGCTCGATCGGCTCTCAGGTCTCGCCACCGAGCTGGTAGGACCTTTCCGAAGCGCCGACACCACGGTTCTCCTCCGCTCGCTCGACCAGCGATTCGGAGGACATATCTACAACCTCCGGTCGCTATTCGGCGACGAGCAGCGCAAGATCGTCGACTTCCTCCTCCAATCGTCGCTCGAGGACGCCGAGGCGGCGCACCGCAGTATCTATGAGCGGCACTGGGGCACGGTTCGGTTTCTCGCCGACCTCGGCGTGCCGCTGCCGCCCGCGCTGTCGGTTGCGGCAGAAGTGGCCTTGAACGCGCGGCTCAGAAAAGCCCTCTCCGATTGGCGAAACGGCGCCGAGGAGATCGGGAGCCTCGTACGCGAGGCAGTGGAAGAAGGGGTCCGCCTCGACGAGCCGGCGCTCGCCTGGACGGCGAGAACGAGCCTCG
It encodes the following:
- a CDS encoding DUF3536 domain-containing protein, encoding MKYVTVHGHFYQPPRENPWLEAIEPQDSARPYHDWNERILAECYAPNAASRILDDDERIVAIVNNYSRISFDFGPTLLSWIEREAPAVYSAILEADKESQLRFSGHGSALAHVYNHAIMPLARKRDKEIQVVWGIRDFEHRFHRRPEGMWLAETAADLETLDVLSAHGIRFTILAPSQARRTRRRGNDSWDDVTGGRIDTTLPYVQRLPSGRTIVIFFYDGTVSKAIAFEGLLHRGESLANRLLSIARDDGKARLAHVATDGESYGHHHPHGDMALAFALDSIDRNVDARLTNYGEFLERFPPGHEVEILENTSWSCAHGIERWRSSCGCRTGGSPSWSQAWRAPLRAALDWLRDETAARLEAKLADYVKDPLAAILDYIELILDRDPAKVDERLGELTEPQKVTVLKLLELERQLQLAYTSCGWFFNDLAGIETIQILRYAGRAVQLAEDVFGQPIEAEFLQRLDLAVSNRPEAGTGRDIYLRSVRPAMITWEMLCAHYCISTLFQPDGEIDRVYSFDVERVESQSLRSGAMRLMLGRVRLTSRITRSTERLSFAVLHLGDHTVTAGVELDRLSGLATELVGPFRSADTTVLLRSLDQRFGGHIYNLRSLFGDEQRKIVDFLLQSSLEDAEAAHRSIYERHWGTVRFLADLGVPLPPALSVAAEVALNARLRKALSDWRNGAEEIGSLVREAVEEGVRLDEPALAWTARTSLDALAEAYFAAPGDRAKLSALRERVRLVRSLPFEVELWKVQNLYFQCLKSGGPGFQEFLDLGNDLSIRLGKTRGNDGGDRRQKA